A single Actinomycetota bacterium DNA region contains:
- the ileS gene encoding isoleucine--tRNA ligase, producing MGDKPDYKDTMNLPQTEFPMRANLAEREPQWLKFWQEQDVYRKRLSMNVNGQRFVLHDGPPYANGHIHMGTAFNKVLKDLIVKYKSMRGYFAPYIPGWDCHGQPIEHQVEKELGPERMAKIGQSELRERCREWAMNYVSVQSEEFQRLGVQGDFEDPYLTLAPAYEAGNVRVFRRMYERGMIYKGSKPIHWCIRCKTALAEAEIEYSEVESNSIYVRLELLEVPKAFAEFATEASVLIWTTTPWTLPANVAATLSADASYVALRVSGRVIIVAEPLVERLAETIAWPQWELISDPAGQPIRVKGEDLAGAKYRHPIHDGVEGIVITGEHVDLSVGTGAVHTAPGHGEEDWLVGQRYGLPTPMPVNDLGVFDQGGGRFEGMHILRANPAIIEWLDEIGSLEHKGKTSHSYPHCWRCKQPVIFRATEQWFVSMGAKGAEAKPLREAALVAIEDVQWIPGWSVNRIRSMVTDRPDWCISRQRAWGVPIPVFKCAMCSHTVANDATFDAVEALFESEGADAWFRKQPSEYLPQSPLTECERCGSAELLPEDDILDVWFESGVSHTSVLDTRPELCRPAELYLEGTDQHRGWFQSALLTGVGAYDAPPYKAVLTHGFIVDGEGRKMSKSLGNVISPLDVIKVSGADIIRLWVAAADYSQDVSISNDILARTSDAYRRIRNTFRFLLSNLNDFTPENSVAWADMPEIDRYALTRLTEIVERVGKSYDDWKFHQVYHTVFNYCVTDLSSFYLDVIKDRLYSDAPDSLSRRSAQTVLAAILLDTVRLLAPVITFTAEEVWQHIPAKIRGDAASVQLAGWPESRVPASKAEEASSLRSIYSEVLGVREAVTKALEEAREAKVIGKSQEAAVTIGAPSELLGILSARSKTSLADMFIVSSVRLELEPKLNVAIDLADGEKCPRCWNVRELGTDTLHPDLCARCAAVIRDKQGET from the coding sequence GTGGGCGATAAGCCGGATTACAAAGACACGATGAATCTCCCGCAAACGGAGTTTCCGATGCGGGCTAACCTGGCCGAGCGCGAACCTCAGTGGTTGAAGTTTTGGCAGGAGCAGGATGTATATCGCAAGCGGTTGAGCATGAATGTGAACGGGCAGCGATTCGTATTGCACGATGGGCCGCCTTACGCAAATGGTCACATCCATATGGGCACCGCATTCAACAAGGTCCTAAAGGACCTCATCGTCAAGTACAAGTCGATGCGGGGCTATTTTGCTCCCTATATACCTGGTTGGGACTGCCACGGACAGCCAATTGAGCATCAGGTGGAAAAAGAACTCGGCCCTGAACGCATGGCCAAGATCGGACAATCGGAGCTTAGAGAGAGATGTCGCGAATGGGCGATGAACTACGTTTCCGTTCAATCCGAGGAGTTTCAGAGGCTCGGTGTTCAAGGTGACTTCGAGGACCCATATCTGACGCTCGCGCCTGCTTATGAGGCGGGTAACGTCAGGGTATTTCGGCGGATGTATGAGCGGGGGATGATCTACAAGGGCTCCAAACCCATCCACTGGTGCATACGGTGCAAAACCGCCTTGGCCGAGGCGGAGATCGAGTACTCGGAGGTGGAGAGCAACTCGATTTACGTGCGCCTTGAGCTCTTGGAGGTTCCGAAGGCTTTTGCCGAGTTTGCGACAGAAGCCTCGGTACTGATCTGGACGACAACGCCGTGGACGCTGCCGGCCAATGTGGCGGCGACTTTATCGGCGGATGCAAGTTACGTTGCGCTTCGAGTGAGCGGGAGGGTCATCATCGTAGCGGAGCCGCTGGTCGAGCGGCTTGCCGAGACGATCGCGTGGCCACAGTGGGAGCTCATAAGCGATCCGGCGGGTCAGCCGATACGGGTCAAAGGCGAGGATTTGGCGGGAGCAAAGTACAGGCACCCCATACACGATGGAGTCGAAGGTATCGTTATCACAGGCGAGCATGTTGACCTGTCGGTTGGGACCGGAGCAGTGCACACCGCGCCGGGACACGGCGAGGAAGACTGGCTTGTGGGGCAGAGGTACGGGCTGCCAACCCCGATGCCCGTTAATGACTTAGGCGTCTTTGACCAGGGCGGCGGCAGATTCGAGGGTATGCATATTCTGCGAGCAAATCCCGCGATCATTGAGTGGCTAGATGAGATCGGCTCGCTGGAGCACAAGGGGAAGACCTCGCACAGCTACCCGCATTGCTGGCGCTGTAAGCAGCCAGTCATCTTCCGAGCCACGGAGCAGTGGTTTGTCTCAATGGGCGCAAAAGGCGCCGAGGCAAAGCCGCTTCGTGAGGCCGCGCTCGTCGCGATAGAGGATGTGCAGTGGATTCCCGGTTGGTCGGTAAATCGGATCAGATCTATGGTCACTGACCGTCCCGATTGGTGTATTTCGCGCCAGCGAGCATGGGGAGTTCCGATCCCGGTGTTCAAGTGCGCCATGTGCAGCCACACGGTTGCCAACGATGCCACCTTCGACGCCGTAGAGGCGCTTTTCGAGTCCGAAGGCGCCGATGCGTGGTTTCGCAAGCAGCCGAGCGAGTACCTGCCGCAATCACCTTTAACCGAGTGTGAGCGATGTGGTTCGGCCGAGCTGCTCCCCGAAGACGATATCTTGGACGTCTGGTTCGAATCCGGCGTTTCACATACGAGCGTTTTGGATACTCGCCCTGAGCTGTGCCGCCCTGCCGAGCTGTACCTGGAAGGCACCGATCAGCATCGCGGATGGTTCCAGTCGGCTCTTCTCACTGGAGTCGGCGCATACGACGCGCCCCCGTATAAGGCTGTCCTGACCCACGGTTTTATCGTGGACGGCGAGGGCAGAAAGATGAGCAAATCACTTGGCAACGTTATATCGCCGCTCGACGTGATCAAAGTATCCGGCGCCGACATCATCAGGCTGTGGGTCGCAGCGGCGGACTACAGTCAGGATGTCTCGATCTCAAATGATATCCTCGCCAGAACAAGTGACGCATACCGGCGAATCAGGAACACCTTCCGCTTCCTCCTTTCGAACCTCAATGACTTCACGCCTGAAAACTCGGTGGCATGGGCTGACATGCCCGAGATCGATCGATACGCTTTGACCCGATTGACTGAGATAGTTGAAAGAGTCGGCAAATCCTACGATGACTGGAAGTTCCACCAGGTCTATCACACGGTGTTCAACTACTGCGTTACCGACCTGAGCTCGTTTTACCTCGACGTGATCAAGGATCGACTATACTCCGATGCGCCCGATTCCCTCTCGCGGCGCAGCGCTCAAACGGTGCTCGCCGCCATACTTCTGGACACCGTGCGCCTGCTCGCACCCGTCATCACCTTTACCGCTGAGGAGGTCTGGCAGCACATTCCTGCGAAGATTAGAGGCGATGCGGCAAGTGTCCAGCTAGCTGGCTGGCCGGAAAGCCGAGTTCCAGCGAGCAAAGCCGAGGAAGCTTCCAGCCTGCGCTCCATATACTCGGAGGTTCTCGGCGTAAGGGAAGCGGTCACGAAGGCGCTTGAAGAGGCTCGGGAA
- a CDS encoding DivIVA domain-containing protein: MKLTPLDIHHKEFRNSLRGYSVEEVDKFLDEVADEFERLFKENIDLSERLETARDQIREFEAQKETLHNTLVAAQRSAEDITSRAKGEAAVVLRDAEMKAKEIIHNALTQKQTVSAELVRIKKAEEEFRAAFKQVLESHLKGIAPLPLADDVQVLVGETGQGMVTDVKVEQPAPPLPVHAEEKAPATPSPSRSERAKHPVSEAPAVEDLTIEPPASGFVQSIALGEIDDSDLIAEEPVFGDPKEFQLGSLDMFGERDEDSEIEKID, from the coding sequence ATGAAGCTCACGCCACTCGATATCCATCATAAGGAATTTCGGAACTCTTTGCGCGGGTACAGCGTCGAAGAGGTCGATAAATTTCTCGACGAGGTCGCCGATGAGTTCGAGCGCCTCTTCAAGGAGAACATCGATCTTTCCGAGCGTCTTGAGACGGCGCGCGATCAGATAAGGGAGTTCGAGGCTCAAAAGGAGACGCTGCACAATACCTTAGTGGCGGCGCAGCGTTCCGCGGAAGACATAACGTCGAGGGCAAAAGGGGAAGCCGCGGTAGTGCTGCGTGATGCCGAGATGAAGGCTAAGGAGATCATACACAACGCCCTGACCCAGAAGCAGACGGTTTCGGCGGAGCTCGTCCGGATCAAAAAGGCCGAAGAGGAGTTTCGTGCTGCCTTCAAGCAGGTGTTGGAGTCCCATCTGAAGGGAATCGCTCCCTTGCCGCTCGCCGATGACGTTCAGGTTCTGGTGGGAGAGACTGGTCAGGGCATGGTTACTGACGTAAAGGTGGAGCAGCCCGCCCCGCCATTGCCTGTGCACGCCGAGGAGAAGGCCCCCGCGACTCCCTCGCCATCTAGGTCCGAGCGCGCGAAGCATCCGGTCAGCGAAGCTCCTGCCGTCGAAGACTTGACTATCGAGCCTCCTGCTTCAGGATTCGTGCAAAGCATCGCGTTGGGTGAGATCGACGACTCTGATTTGATCGCCGAGGAGCCCGTATTTGGGGATCCGAAAGAGTTTCAACTGGGATCCCTGGATATGTTTGGCGAGCGCGACGAAGATTCCGAGATAGAGAAGATAGACTGA
- a CDS encoding YggT family protein, with product MSLAQILMRAIDFYSLLIIVYVLLSWLPASGTVWEIRRILGTVVEPYIGIFRRIIPNLGMIDISPLVAILVLSWLVRPLLLAVLSVLGL from the coding sequence ATGTCACTCGCACAGATTCTTATGCGTGCTATAGATTTTTACTCACTGCTGATCATCGTATATGTGCTGCTGTCCTGGCTGCCCGCTTCCGGAACGGTCTGGGAGATTCGGCGGATTTTAGGAACAGTAGTAGAGCCCTATATCGGCATATTTAGAAGAATCATCCCTAATCTGGGAATGATCGACATATCGCCGCTGGTGGCCATCTTGGTGCTTTCATGGCTCGTGCGGCCGCTTCTGCTGGCAGTGTTAAGCGTCCTGGGATTGTAA
- the proC gene encoding pyrroline-5-carboxylate reductase yields MTDVSGNWFGRPARLAVIGGGRMGEAIVAGMLSAGVVGREHVVVAEPSESRRRKLKETLDLNCVESAEQAVDGATIILLAVKPQIIEQVVSEIAGKVGDALILSIAAGITCARLEALLPDATPVVRVMPNAPVLAGGGMSVISAGTHAIDSQVELVSELFGSVGKSVVLPESFQDVATAISGCGPAYVAIVIDALARAGVRHGLSRDVAQLLATQTLRGTIDLLDKTGMHPGELADVVASPGGVTAAAIEVLESSGVRKAFADTVTAAINRSRELNK; encoded by the coding sequence ATGACAGATGTTAGTGGCAACTGGTTTGGCAGGCCTGCTCGCCTCGCCGTTATTGGCGGAGGAAGGATGGGGGAGGCCATCGTTGCCGGAATGCTGTCAGCCGGAGTCGTCGGCAGGGAGCATGTTGTCGTGGCCGAGCCTTCTGAAAGCAGGAGGCGGAAGCTGAAAGAGACGCTTGACCTCAACTGCGTCGAGAGCGCCGAGCAAGCCGTTGATGGGGCGACCATTATCCTGCTGGCTGTCAAACCTCAAATCATCGAGCAGGTTGTTTCCGAGATAGCCGGTAAGGTCGGCGACGCGCTCATTCTGTCGATAGCGGCGGGCATCACATGCGCGAGATTGGAAGCGTTGCTTCCTGATGCAACTCCCGTGGTCAGAGTGATGCCTAACGCTCCAGTGTTGGCCGGAGGGGGCATGAGTGTGATAAGCGCTGGGACTCACGCTATCGATTCTCAGGTTGAACTGGTAAGCGAGTTATTCGGAAGTGTCGGGAAGAGCGTGGTACTGCCGGAAAGTTTTCAGGATGTGGCAACGGCCATTTCCGGATGCGGTCCGGCATATGTCGCGATAGTGATAGATGCACTGGCAAGAGCGGGTGTCCGGCATGGGCTTTCAAGAGATGTCGCCCAGCTATTGGCAACCCAGACTTTGCGAGGCACAATTGACCTTCTCGACAAGACTGGCATGCACCCCGGTGAGCTTGCCGATGTTGTTGCAAGTCCCGGCGGTGTCACGGCTGCCGCAATCGAGGTGCTTGAATCTTCAGGTGTCCGTAAGGCTTTTGCGGACACAGTTACCGCGGCGATCAATCGTTCCAGGGAGCTGAACAAGTAA
- a CDS encoding cell division protein SepF yields MGLWSRIKARLGFGDYEYDDYYDEEDDTEDEPRPPAEAYTSPYGMRSGGVRRVERLSEFDRDTEWDRGARHPGVTSVDTATPRVSPQVKMHIVEPRSFTEAQGIADRYKKGTPVIMNMTGTAPELGRRFIDFASGLTYGLNGGLQKVSDKVFMLTPENVDVSEGDVKRMRDKGVFGGIDA; encoded by the coding sequence GTGGGTTTGTGGAGCAGAATCAAGGCGCGTTTGGGTTTTGGGGATTACGAATACGACGACTATTACGACGAGGAAGACGATACCGAGGATGAGCCCAGGCCACCTGCGGAAGCTTATACCTCGCCATACGGTATGCGTTCTGGTGGCGTAAGGCGAGTAGAGCGTCTGAGCGAGTTCGATCGGGATACGGAGTGGGACCGGGGTGCCAGACACCCTGGCGTCACCTCGGTAGATACCGCGACCCCAAGGGTTTCTCCGCAGGTCAAAATGCACATCGTCGAGCCTAGGAGCTTTACCGAGGCGCAAGGAATCGCCGATCGTTACAAGAAGGGCACACCGGTCATAATGAACATGACGGGGACCGCCCCTGAGCTTGGCAGGCGGTTCATAGATTTTGCGAGCGGCCTTACCTACGGCCTCAACGGCGGGTTGCAGAAGGTTTCCGATAAGGTCTTCATGCTTACACCAGAAAACGTGGATGTCTCGGAGGGAGACGTCAAGAGGATGCGGGACAAGGGCGTGTTTGGCGGTATCGACGCATGA
- a CDS encoding YggS family pyridoxal phosphate-dependent enzyme — protein sequence MSAIADRYWLVRNKVADAADHVGRFPSEVTIVGVTKNVGVEEVRLAMAAGMCDFGENRVQEFVGKQALFPDARWHFVGTLQTNKVKDVVGRAHLIHSVDSLRLLETIDKKAFQAGVVQALLLQFNIAGEQTKHGFSSSQASEMLAAAAEFENVRVRGLMTMAPFGSPQEARKVFLELRNLRDSVCARTSNGVELEELSMGMTNDYCEAVEEGSTIVRIGRAIFGK from the coding sequence TTGAGCGCCATTGCCGATCGATATTGGTTAGTTCGCAACAAGGTAGCTGACGCCGCCGATCATGTCGGTCGCTTTCCCTCGGAAGTTACCATCGTTGGAGTCACAAAAAACGTAGGCGTTGAAGAGGTTCGCCTTGCCATGGCTGCGGGAATGTGTGACTTCGGCGAGAACCGTGTGCAGGAGTTCGTCGGCAAGCAAGCCCTGTTTCCCGATGCCAGATGGCATTTCGTTGGAACCCTACAGACCAACAAGGTCAAAGATGTGGTCGGCCGTGCACATTTGATTCACTCTGTCGACTCGCTACGCCTGCTGGAGACGATAGATAAAAAGGCATTTCAGGCCGGCGTTGTCCAGGCGCTGTTGCTGCAATTCAACATCGCTGGCGAGCAGACCAAACATGGTTTTAGCTCCTCACAGGCCAGTGAGATGCTAGCTGCCGCTGCCGAGTTTGAGAATGTCCGGGTCAGAGGGTTGATGACGATGGCGCCCTTCGGCTCTCCGCAAGAAGCTCGAAAAGTGTTTCTGGAACTGCGTAACCTGCGGGATTCTGTATGCGCGAGGACCTCAAATGGGGTAGAGTTAGAGGAGCTTTCCATGGGCATGACCAACGATTATTGCGAGGCTGTGGAAGAAGGATCAACTATTGTCCGTATTGGGCGGGCCATCTTCGGCAAGTAG
- the phoU gene encoding phosphate signaling complex protein PhoU — protein sequence MREEFRNELKALKAEVVQISNDVTETTRLAVRSLVDGDVDIAEQVIAGDAAFDRRCLGVEEHAIEIIATQFPVARDLRLLYSLTYISLHLERMADLGVNIARATKRTAARRGPQTLYDLIQAQGNLVYRVLEAMSEALATSDIELARKLEDLDEPIDHLYKQFFRELGRLQEDEDIEWASSMVLAARYLERIADNAVDIGERIAYLVTGEFEGAFTPTEE from the coding sequence ATGCGCGAGGAATTTAGAAACGAACTTAAGGCTCTCAAGGCAGAGGTCGTGCAGATATCCAACGATGTTACGGAGACGACCCGGCTGGCGGTCCGTTCCCTGGTTGATGGAGATGTTGATATAGCCGAGCAGGTAATAGCCGGCGATGCCGCTTTCGACCGCAGATGCCTTGGAGTCGAGGAGCACGCAATAGAGATCATTGCTACACAGTTTCCCGTCGCCCGGGACCTGAGGCTCCTGTACTCACTCACCTACATCTCCTTGCATCTGGAGCGGATGGCGGATCTCGGCGTGAATATCGCTCGGGCTACAAAGCGTACTGCGGCCAGAAGGGGACCTCAAACCCTCTACGACTTGATCCAAGCGCAAGGAAACCTGGTTTACAGGGTGCTGGAAGCGATGAGCGAGGCTCTCGCAACCAGCGACATAGAGCTGGCGAGAAAACTCGAGGATCTCGACGAGCCGATCGATCACCTCTACAAGCAGTTCTTCAGGGAGCTTGGGCGGCTGCAGGAGGATGAAGACATCGAGTGGGCGTCATCGATGGTACTTGCGGCACGTTACTTGGAGCGCATCGCGGACAACGCTGTCGACATAGGCGAGCGCATCGCCTATCTGGTGACCGGAGAGTTCGAAGGCGCCTTTACGCCTACCGAGGAATAG
- a CDS encoding laccase domain-containing protein, which produces MRERHTMPALLKITRKTFADKVIGYTDEALFERSGVRILFTEREGGTSPTPYDSLNLAEHVGDDPSLVRSNRSMLLRALGKADDPQRIICAKQVHSDGVALLDASYLRSGTSATAGYASLDAADALLTSQKDLPLLMLFADCVPIILVAEGPVLSVGVVHAGWRGALLGLPGKAARMLADLAGCAPSEILAYIGPHICGRCYEVGKEVADSFAREYGRTAVLGRNVDLSEVVTIDLLRAGLTTSAIAKVGKCTLESTDKFYSFRASGVTGRHGALVMIE; this is translated from the coding sequence ATGCGAGAACGGCACACTATGCCTGCACTTCTAAAGATCACAAGGAAGACATTCGCCGATAAGGTCATAGGTTATACCGATGAGGCACTCTTCGAGCGATCCGGCGTAAGGATTCTTTTCACGGAGCGCGAAGGCGGGACAAGCCCGACTCCGTATGATTCCTTGAATCTTGCCGAACATGTGGGGGATGACCCCTCGCTGGTCAGATCGAACCGAAGTATGTTGCTGCGTGCTCTTGGCAAAGCAGATGATCCGCAACGTATTATCTGCGCGAAGCAGGTTCACAGTGATGGAGTGGCGCTGCTCGACGCCAGCTATTTGCGCAGTGGCACCAGCGCGACAGCGGGTTACGCATCCCTCGATGCCGCAGACGCCTTGCTGACATCGCAAAAAGACCTTCCCTTGCTGATGCTCTTCGCTGATTGCGTCCCAATTATCCTTGTTGCCGAAGGACCCGTCCTCTCCGTTGGAGTCGTGCATGCCGGATGGCGCGGAGCCCTTCTCGGCCTGCCGGGGAAGGCTGCGCGTATGTTAGCCGATCTGGCGGGTTGCGCGCCCTCGGAGATTCTTGCGTATATCGGCCCGCACATCTGCGGGCGTTGTTACGAGGTCGGCAAGGAGGTCGCCGACTCTTTCGCTCGAGAGTATGGCCGCACTGCTGTTTTGGGACGCAACGTTGATTTGAGCGAGGTGGTAACTATCGATCTTCTGCGCGCCGGTCTTACAACGAGCGCCATTGCGAAGGTCGGTAAGTGCACTCTGGAGAGCACCGACAAGTTCTATTCGTTTCGCGCTTCTGGCGTGACTGGGCGACACGGTGCTTTGGTGATGATTGAGTAG
- a CDS encoding DUF4013 domain-containing protein translates to MDLSRALNAPFKDRDWVVKVLLGGLWGLLIVTIPAQLGAMMAYVRSVANDDESLPAWSNFGSKWVSGFLLLVGTTIYMLPAIVLSGVIMAGAAAAIASQDPYAAAAVAGTGLLLGLLSLIWMIVASLPLSAAMVNYSITGQFSSMFAIGYLIKLIRSRTGFFKAWGLSLLIGVVAGITVSALSMLLIGYILAPWIYFLSYIFSAHLFGQWAKAAMSLGQADGQVNPPAPPPAPFVAPQAPPPEPAPPATPAPPEEPKPPSPPQ, encoded by the coding sequence ATGGATCTGTCTCGAGCGCTAAACGCTCCATTCAAAGACCGGGATTGGGTAGTCAAAGTCTTGCTGGGAGGCCTGTGGGGACTGCTGATAGTCACTATACCTGCGCAACTAGGGGCAATGATGGCCTACGTCCGCTCTGTTGCCAACGACGACGAGTCGCTTCCGGCCTGGAGTAACTTCGGGAGCAAGTGGGTCAGCGGATTCCTATTGCTCGTGGGCACGACCATCTACATGCTGCCCGCTATCGTTCTTTCCGGCGTAATTATGGCTGGCGCTGCTGCCGCCATCGCTTCCCAAGATCCGTATGCAGCGGCAGCTGTGGCTGGAACTGGCCTCTTGCTTGGCTTGCTGTCTTTGATTTGGATGATCGTAGCCTCGCTACCATTGTCCGCCGCAATGGTGAACTACTCAATCACCGGACAGTTCAGTTCGATGTTTGCGATCGGATACCTGATAAAGCTCATTCGTTCGAGGACAGGATTTTTCAAGGCGTGGGGGCTAAGCCTGCTCATAGGTGTGGTTGCAGGCATTACCGTAAGTGCTCTGTCAATGCTGTTGATCGGATACATTCTGGCGCCGTGGATATACTTTCTTTCGTATATCTTCAGCGCTCATTTATTTGGTCAGTGGGCCAAAGCAGCAATGAGCTTGGGGCAGGCAGACGGACAGGTAAACCCACCTGCGCCACCCCCTGCACCTTTCGTCGCACCGCAGGCGCCGCCACCGGAGCCTGCGCCACCCGCAACTCCTGCACCTCCTGAGGAGCCGAAACCGCCCTCACCGCCGCAGTAA
- the ftsZ gene encoding cell division protein FtsZ, translated as MIETGANYLAVIKVVGVGGAGTNAVNRMVEASVKGVEFIAINTDAQALLMSDADYKVHVGVNLTKGLGAGADPDVGFQAAEENRAEIKEALQGADMVFVTAGQGGGTGTGAAPVIAQIAKEEIGALTVGVVTRPFAFEGRKRALQAEEGIKRLREFVDTLIVIPNDRLLQVAEKKTSILDAFRVADDILRQGTQGITDLITVPGLINLDFADVRTIMQDAGSALMGIGISAGDNRAHDAAKAAISSPLLESSIEGAQGVLLSIAGGSDLGLFEVNEAAQAVAEAAHPEANIIFGAVIDDSMMDQIRVTVIATGFEGRRRQESMQFAGEEGSEVSIPKFEPIGSSEEELDIPAFLKKRMF; from the coding sequence ATGATTGAAACGGGAGCTAACTATCTAGCAGTCATAAAAGTGGTTGGTGTGGGTGGCGCAGGCACAAACGCCGTGAACCGGATGGTCGAGGCGAGCGTAAAGGGCGTAGAGTTCATTGCCATCAATACCGATGCACAGGCTTTGCTGATGTCCGATGCGGACTATAAGGTTCACGTCGGCGTCAACTTAACCAAAGGACTTGGCGCAGGCGCTGATCCCGATGTTGGTTTTCAAGCTGCCGAAGAGAATCGTGCCGAGATCAAGGAGGCGCTTCAGGGCGCTGATATGGTATTTGTTACTGCCGGTCAGGGCGGCGGAACTGGAACGGGAGCAGCTCCAGTCATTGCCCAGATCGCAAAGGAAGAGATCGGCGCGCTAACAGTCGGGGTTGTAACCCGCCCATTTGCGTTCGAAGGTCGCAAGCGTGCTCTTCAGGCCGAAGAAGGCATCAAGCGGCTACGTGAATTTGTAGACACACTGATTGTCATTCCCAACGATCGATTGCTTCAGGTCGCCGAAAAGAAGACGTCGATTCTGGATGCGTTTCGGGTAGCAGATGATATTCTTCGCCAGGGAACACAGGGTATTACTGACCTCATCACTGTTCCTGGACTGATCAACCTGGACTTTGCGGATGTTCGCACCATCATGCAGGATGCCGGAAGTGCGCTAATGGGAATAGGTATATCGGCGGGCGACAATCGTGCCCACGATGCCGCCAAAGCAGCCATTTCCAGCCCGCTTCTGGAGAGCAGTATCGAAGGAGCTCAAGGGGTATTGCTGTCAATTGCTGGTGGTAGCGACCTTGGGCTGTTCGAGGTAAACGAAGCTGCCCAAGCGGTCGCCGAGGCCGCGCATCCAGAGGCCAACATTATATTTGGCGCTGTAATCGATGACTCCATGATGGATCAGATCAGGGTTACAGTGATTGCGACTGGCTTTGAGGGTCGCCGCCGCCAGGAGTCTATGCAGTTTGCAGGCGAAGAGGGCTCGGAAGTTTCCATCCCGAAGTTCGAGCCAATTGGCTCGTCCGAAGAGGAGCTGGACATACCTGCGTTTCTGAAAAAACGCATGTTCTGA
- a CDS encoding FtsQ-type POTRA domain-containing protein: MKRRKVVISAKQAADGARPRSKEKTRTEPPRRASRSEVRLASEKGKSKISKQKRIARERRLAVRRRRAILVIVLLALALLLIAFGVFSIYQSDLFRITTVTVEGNDRLSDESVRAAASIPEDETLLRLSTLEIEERIKRDPWVSAATVSRRFPGTVIIDVEERVPVAMLDVGDSSFFLLDARGYILARQTPDETVTAVVIRDIGDIETTPGVRPRSEPLENALEVWNGLSPQMREMVRAISAPSVGETALITEEGVEIFVGPSVDITRKEEIAREIMTEHAGSVVYINVRSIERPTWRALETF; the protein is encoded by the coding sequence GTGAAGCGCAGAAAAGTAGTAATATCCGCGAAGCAGGCTGCCGATGGAGCTCGTCCAAGGTCTAAGGAGAAGACCAGAACCGAGCCTCCTCGCCGTGCTTCGCGCTCGGAAGTGAGACTTGCCTCCGAAAAGGGCAAATCCAAAATCTCCAAGCAAAAGCGCATTGCGCGAGAGCGCAGGTTAGCCGTTAGGAGGCGAAGGGCAATTCTAGTGATTGTGCTTCTGGCTCTGGCGTTGCTCTTGATTGCCTTTGGAGTGTTTTCGATATATCAATCAGACCTCTTCAGAATCACAACGGTTACGGTTGAGGGAAACGATCGGTTGAGCGATGAGTCCGTCCGGGCGGCTGCCTCAATCCCCGAAGATGAGACTCTGCTGAGGCTCTCAACGCTAGAGATAGAAGAGCGAATTAAGCGCGATCCATGGGTTTCCGCCGCCACGGTCTCGCGCAGGTTTCCCGGCACCGTGATTATCGATGTAGAGGAAAGGGTTCCGGTCGCCATGCTGGATGTTGGCGATTCCTCGTTCTTTCTTCTTGATGCTCGTGGTTACATCCTGGCTCGACAGACTCCTGATGAGACAGTCACTGCCGTGGTGATACGGGATATAGGTGATATCGAGACAACACCAGGGGTAAGGCCCAGGTCCGAGCCTTTGGAAAACGCTCTTGAAGTGTGGAATGGGCTCAGTCCACAGATGCGCGAGATGGTTCGTGCGATCTCTGCACCTTCGGTAGGGGAAACCGCGCTAATCACAGAGGAAGGGGTTGAGATATTTGTTGGCCCTTCGGTGGATATTACAAGGAAAGAGGAGATTGCGCGGGAGATAATGACAGAGCACGCGGGTAGCGTTGTTTACATCAATGTGCGCTCTATAGAAAGACCTACTTGGCGCGCACTTGAGACTTTCTAG